In Vicia villosa cultivar HV-30 ecotype Madison, WI unplaced genomic scaffold, Vvil1.0 ctg.000780F_1_1, whole genome shotgun sequence, the DNA window GTTGCCTGCATGTTTATATATGAGTTGCCCGTGCTGTTCAATTCCAAGCTTTTTTCTATTGTTTACACTTTTTGAGGATTGTGGTTTAATTGGTTGTTTCTCACTTTTGACCTTGGTTATCCACAGCAGCACAGGGTAACACGACACAATCATGGCAAACTTCTCTAACAGAAATGAATAGCTCTTTGAAGGTATTGGTAAAATATGTATGGCATTTTTGGAGCCTATACACTTTTTTGCCCATGTATGTTTGTGTGTGTCTGTGTAAAGATTTACACTCATTAGATTCTTTTTCTGAGTGAATACTTACAATATATGCCACGGacctttgttttgtgttttttcttaaaatatagGAAGTACCATGGAAGGCCTTTTTCCGAAGTCGTGCTGTATGGGCAATGATATACGCTCATTTCTGTGGTAGCTGGGGTCACTATACTTGTCTCTCATGGCTTCCCACATATTTTAGGTAATCGCTGCGCATTCAATACTTTACCTGTTTCTACATTTTAGAGTAACATTTTGCTCTAGGTTTATTTACAGTTTTTACCTGATGGAGAATCTAATCCTTGAATCCATATGATGTGTAGTCAGGAGCTGGACCTAAATCTGACAGAAGCCGCATGGGTAAGATTAATAGCCTTTTCTTCATGCCTGGGGGACTGAAAGTTAATTGTTTTCAGTATTTGTTTGAGTTCGACGGAAAGGATGTGTGCAATAAACCAACTACATACATACTAAGAATTGTGAGTTCTTAATCATTTCAGGTATCTATTCTTCCGCCTCTGGCTTCAATATTTGTGACAAGTATTGCGTCACAGTTGGCTGACAGCTTGATTTCTAAAGGAGTTGAAACCACTACGGTATGAGAAGCATTGAAACATcattaaatcaattatttttgttACTTATTATATGAATACTTACTGTGTACTATATCAAATATGTTTCCTTACGGTTTACTCCCTCTGTTCCTTTCTAACTGCCGTTTTTGTAGAGAAATAGGTGCAATACaataataaacagttaatggtatGTTATGAATAAGacgattaattttataaaaacacAACAAAATCCATTGATTTCCTTGATTTGTGTAATGATTGTTTTGACGTTTATTCTTAATTTCTCTGTCGCCGGAATTTCTCTTAAATATAGGTTCGAAAGATCTGCCAATCAATTGCATTTTTATCTCCTGCAGTCTGTATGACTCTTTCATCGCTGGATCTAGGATTACCGCCTTGGGAGATTGTGGGCCTTCTCACAGGTGGTTTAGCCCTCTCAAGCTTTGCCTTGTCAGGTACTAGTAAACCCTGTAAATATAACTTAtctgatttttaatataataaattattcagatcatattctttgttttttttcgCCTTAACTTTATGTATTTATTCGCTCCTGCAGGACTTTATTGTACTCATCAAGACATCTCACCAGAATATGCAAGTATACTTCTGGTATGTATGCATGAACTTATATCATACAAAGAAACATTGCTTGATATGCTTGTTTTTAATTGTATCCGTATCCGATAATTCtgaccttttttttttgtttacaatTGTCTCTCAGGGTATTACTAATACCGTGGGTGCTGTACCTGGAATCGTAGGTGTAGCCCTCACCGGTTATCTTCTTGATACAACTCATTCATGGAGTGTAAGTTGTTTCTTTCCAGTGATAGTTCTTTTCTCAAAATTTGATGCATGCATATTGTTTGTATTTAATTTGAAATTCATTTTTATACCATGTAGATATCACTATATGCACCATCGATCTTCTTCTATTTGAGTGGGACTGTCGTATGGTTGGTGTTCGCCAGCAGTAAGCCTCAAAGTTTTTCTGAGGAAAACTGATAGTTGGTTCAATCATTCGACGAAACCATATGATAAACAGATTTTTGACCGAGGGAGTGTATATCTGTTTGATCTACAAGTCAAGATTAGTTATTTATGTACAAAGAAACAATAGCATAGATTCATAGGTAAGTTACTATTTGTTTATAGAAAGTGTATATTTTTAATTGATGATGCTGGTTGGTCACCAAAAAACACGTTGTGACATgctgtaatttttgaaaattcactaCCTATGGCAACAAAATTGAATATCACTTTCAATTTATTTGTTATAAATTTTACAATTTCCAGTACATTGTGAATATGCAAAACCCTATCAAACGCCAAAGGAAACAGATTTTTGGTTTCACCTAGTGCCACTGAGCTAAGCTAGCTGCAAACTTTTGTAATAACATCTGGTATATGAGCAAATACAATAGAGAGAGGAGCAACTGTTACTGGCTTTGAAGGATCCGCATATATAGGATTCAATGGCGGAATATCACCAGCCGAGTTTACGCTTAGAATGTTTCTATTTAGAAACATTGTTTGGCTATGTAAATTTCCATCCTTTGCTGTTAAATGATACTGTCTTCTCTGCGCTATGTAAACTAGTGGTTTCTGCACAACTGCTCTAGATAATCTTGAACTAAGTTTCTTAAAATAGTTACATCATAAGCATACTGATATGGACTAATACTTATTCCAGTTCCTCTTCCACACAATTCATTACCTGCCCAAAAAAAAAGCACCATAAATTCTTAAgaaataaattttcatttttaagttGCGACAGTAGCAGAGACTACTTTGTCGCTTACCGAGTTTCCAACCATGAATAGGGTAGTTCTTGCTAACAGTATACCGTAGAAAAGACTCCGGCATTGGCGTAGTTCAAAGCTGCAAAAGTTAAACTACGATTCATTCATAGATCTTCCGGTAATAGTATTTAATCCAAATGTAACCTTAACCCTGAAAAGTACCAGACATTAACAAGATGAATCTGTTTAGTTCTAAACTGTGCACACATGTTTTTTTTTACAACTCGACAGGGAGAGAAGTGATTTTTACATTGGTAAACACCCTTGAGTGAAACCAAACAATTCTTTAGGATTCAAAACAAATGGAGTACAGGGTTGCTTATTATCTGCAGTCCCACATGTGAGTTTATCTTGCAACATTCCACCCAATCTTAGTTTCAAAGGTGAAAAAGGCTGCAAAACATTCAAAggcattgatattttaaaaaacactcaaaacaGTAGTGAAACAGAAGTAAATTGCTGTGAAAAATACAGACATGTGAATTCTTTCTTACCCTTTTACTGCATTTAACAAAATTTTGCTTTTGAGGTCCTGCATGATACTATTGATCTTTACTTTTGTGCTAGTTGAATTAGATAGGGTAAGTtgttggtttatggtttattacctgacaatatttttatttgtaatttttatatTGGGATAATGTAAACAAGTTATTGATATTTATAGatcaataatttttaatttttttattgatttttattgcattttaataatattttcttatctgtaaaaaataaaattttaatttctattgAGAAATACATTTTCTAGTAaaattttaaatcatcaataaaaattttcatataaaaaaataaatactacaacaattataataacaaatttttccataaaattttaaagttttatttttgaaaaattctatAAGAAATTTTTATAGTactaaatataaaatttttagggatacaagaattaaatataaaattttgttttgaaaattgtgCCTTGACTTTATTAAAAATTTAGAGTTTAGGTATATTTTAAAAGATTTTCAACACAATTTTACTTGTGGTTTTTTAAACATGTATCTATAGGGCTAATGGTACAAGTTAACATGTcataaaaaattaagaatttaGATATTACATTTTTcgataaaaattatgaaaaatttaatataaattttttgatgTAAAATATAAGacaataaaaaaaactttaaagaaGTTTTTCGAATAACTCagaaaatttctttgaaaatttcgaAAACTTTGctcattaaaattttttaattatctAAAAATTTTTGTATAGTGAATTTATGATTATACTCCtttaaaaacaatttataaaaaaaagttaatatttaaCACATTAAGAAATTAACTTTTGATGAACCTCGCTCCATTTTGAACTTTTAATACTATTACTTGCCGAAATACACTATAGGTATATCTGCAGAAAACGTTAAATATTAGGAAAATTTATAGAATATACTGCGAAAAATCTTATGTACTTATGTAAGATAACGTGACAGAGATTTTGGAAAGATATTGTTCCTACTAAGAATACTAATTTGCTAACTCTTATAAAGTTGGTCAGATAGAGCCACAAGAGAGTCATTGTAGATGACTTTTCTGTTAAAATATTTGagtctatgttttttttttaaatgtgtctCTTCTATAGTGATTCTCTCACCCTGATATGAAACAAAGGAGGTAGAGACAATTGAATGTCACTCAATGGTCATAACGGCCAAATATTCATTCATTATGTAATTCAAGGGGCGTGTTTGGACATGTTGACGTCACGATGATGAATACCCATAAAGGCGTGTATGGGGTATCCCGACCATGGGTAGCTTATTTAGCATCTCATTGTGTATCTCGACCATGGGTGACTTATATGGCGCTTCATGGGGCTGTTAAAAGATCAATTTCATCTCACGCCCAGACCCATGTCATAACCCTTATGATTACCCCTCCCCCTCCCCAATTCTGGGATGTGTACAGTCCCACAAGCATAAGTCTGAAGAGGCAAAGTGCTTAAGGGTAATGTCATTCATACCACCAATTTCCAGAAAGTATACAATTGTGTAAGCATGAAACCTGAAGGGGCGAAGTGCTTAAGAGTAATATTGTCAAAATCTCCAATTTCTGAAATATAAAATTACATAGAATGTATTGAACAACTCAATAGTAATTTTAAAGGTTAATACTTATATGACACCAATAGTTACATGCCACTCTTATTAACTTATATGACATcatcacaacatcacatgcaAACAGTCTAATACAGTGACCCAAGGGGAATTGTCCAAACCCAATTTGGTcacaaaatagaaaattattattatatcaatAAACACACAGTGGCCAAATGGGATTTATCCCTCCCAAATCACATTTGGTGACTGATATATACaatactacaaataatacatttcatgactAAACTTTCACGTCGTCCAGAAAAAAAAAGGTATTATGCCTAGGTgcgccatgttttattttttttataataataaaaataatatattcccTCAGTTATTAAGAAAATCGATGGTACAAACAAATAAGTACACGCTTCAAATCCTAGCTAttgtagtttatgtttttatttgtttataagtgtaaattaaaaaaactaacccTTTGGTGTTTCTTTTTACCCGAGGGAACAAATAATTAGATTTCGTCAAACAACTAttgcagtttatgtttttatttgtttataagtgtaaactaaaGGAACAAACCCTTTGGTGTTTCTTTTTACCCGAGGGATCAAATAATCAGATTTCGTCAAACAGATTTTAACCTAATCCTTTGTTATATGAAGTCGTCTCAAacttgcatgcatcattctttaggatggattgcaagacaTAAAAAATCTCCTATGTTCTTCTATttagaacaaaatattttttttgcccttgcaatctatctcacataatgatgttgattttgttgttgtatttttgctcatttgatagattgcaagtgcaaAAAATCATTCTTGCTTCAAGTTACACAAAGAAGGGTTCTCAACCTTTGAAAAGTTAAACAGAGAAGGGATATTAACTTATCAGTAATAACTGCAAATATTTGTTGTTATAACTGCAAATATTTGTTGAAAATATTTGTTGTAAACAATTTACCTTaaaattttgtgtaaacaatgtaatatttaaaattaaaaaaatgtagaATTATACAcctcgatttttattaaaaaccgAGGTGATAGTTTAAATGAGATGATTATTTACCACGATTTTACAGTTAACCAAGGGGTATATTAATCATTCTTTACTATATAAATACTCGTTAAACAGTTTTTACTCTAATTCTTAATAATATGAAGCATCCCCAAAGAGAGGAAATATTTACCACCACTACAACATATCTATGGGTTGGATtcgaagtgcataaaataaatattcTCATGGTTGGAACATATAACCCATCACAAGTTGGATAAGTTATGGAGTGTTTTTTTGCATATGCAACATAAAGGTATGCAACAAAACTTGGATTCCACCAAAGATCTCTATCATCTTGTATGGGATATCTAGCATCTAAATCTTAATATCATCGAAGATTTGTTGTatataatgtatttttaatattatgtcaagacaatgttaaaaaaaaatgcGCATTCATCTCGGTGGTTTTACATGCCCGAGGTGATGTTTAAgcgtttttttatattttcttcacCGGCCTTAACAAATATTTTCTGTCCATTTAATATTCGTCAATGTTCAATACGCTTCCATTAGTGATCCACGTGAAACCTAAGGGATATCCATTATAAAACCATGCTGAATATTGAAAATATAACCTAAACGAAAgatatgaagcgcttgaaacctaAGGACGCATGAAAAAGTTCTctttgatggattgcaagagtagAAATTTTTTTGGCTTCAAGGTTTgtcttcttaaatatttattttaatcgaaaataatttgatatttgatatttgatCTTAATTATCTTACCCTTTTTTCCATCAGGAACAAAAGATCTAAAGTCTAAATCTCGAGGAAATTTGATTTCTATCTTGACCCtagagaaatttatttttatcttgaaCTATATGgaattttactttaattttaattttatattatgtgtaaacaatgtaatattgagTTAAACAatttaatattctgggtaaataatgtaacaaattttaaaaaactaaaaaaaataatagtaatcatACACCTCTGTTTTTTATAAAACCGATATAAAACATACGCTAGTTTTGTAAATATTAAAAGTGCAGTTGCTTgggttcgaacccatgtgcaTATAATTATAACCCTCGATTTTCGAATCACTGAGGTGTTAAGTGGAAACTTTTCATGACGTCATTCGTTACTTCGATGTCTTCGCCGAGATAAAATACATTTCGCGTCCAACGTTATTTGTTGCAATCTCAAAGAGAAAATAACCTACGGTGCCTAAAGAATTTTGCCCAAACTCCATTTGGCCAAATAGATCATAACTTACAGAAACTTAAAGAAAAACGCATAAAACCCATGGAGTTGATGGGAGGGTATTGACCCACACCATCCTACTGTCTAATTATCACCATATTGTAAAGTAATCCCTCTTACCTCGTGATGAAGCTTCCACAAAACCTTTATGTATCTCTGTGCAATTCACTTATCTGTTCCCTCACATCCGCTTCCTAAATTCCCAAATGCTTCAACCgctccaattttttttctttcgttAACCTAATTCTAACATTTTTGTTATAACTTATAGTTCCAATCAAACGTCCCAAATATACAATTAACCCTATTGTTGCTCACACACCCCTCGTACTAAACTAATGTTAAAAAAATATCTAACGGTAATATACTTATAAAATTAATtcgaattaaataaattatttctattaaataaattattttaattaaataaaatgttaccgtaacatttttattattaaataattattttaaaatatctcaatcaaataactatttaattataactaaagatttatttatttattaaattctatttattttaattactacTAAACTaacttaaaattatataattatcattaataaattaaatacttcTAATTTAAATTTTAACTCTCTTAACTCAACAATTCTAGTAAGTATTCAATTACTAAAATACCCTTTAGACACTCAATTCACCTAAAATAacacaattaatcaaaataaactaTATAATTCAAATTAGTGGCAACTATAGAACCCTCCTTCATatccattattattattttaagtcAAAGAACATTCTTCATATACTTGTTTTTAATTGTATCCGACTATTcttccttttttaattttctattttctcAGGGTATGACTGTTGAGGATGCACATGGAATTGTAGGTGTAGCCTTCACTGGTTATCTTATGAATATAACACATTCATAGAGTATAGGTTGTTTCTAATTATAGATGTTTTCTCATAATATAATGCATATCATTCTGTATTTAATTTGAAATTCATTTTTATACTACTAGATATCACTACATGTACAAATTAATGATAGCATAGTAGCATGTAGGTAGGTATATtaagtttttgttttctttcaattgtaGCATACTAAAACAGTTGCATATTTTTCAATAGATGATGCTGGTTGGTCACCAAAAAAGAACAGTGACATGTTGTAATCTCTAAGTCAATTATTTGTTGCAAATATACTAACTTTTGATGCTTTGCTTTCAAGTTTCAACCATACAAGACAATTTGAGTAATGTCAACATTTTTTTAAACTCATTAATATCTCACCAAACTTCCATGCAATAAATTTTCATTCTTTTGTCTTGTCATATTCCTGTAATGTTAGTTGTAAGATAAACAAAGGTCATAAAAACGTACACATGCCTCTGATTCATCTCTGTGGCTCTCATTTATCAAAAGAAAATTGCCCAAAATCGCATGAGCTTTAAAAACGACACAGACAAAGATACCAGACATGAGACAGACACGTAAACGTCGGTAATAACTTAAGAAAATATAAACAATTGAATTTAATCACATGTGTCGTATTTGACATCAGACAAGTTTTTAATTTAGAATGTCGTTACTACACGGGCTATGCGCATTGAGAAAAATCCAGCATTAAAATTGTGACAGAAAATGACTCACTACCTATGGTATGAAATTGAATGTCGCTTTCAATTTATAATAATGAAATATACAGTTGTCATGATAAATGATAAACTGAATAGTCTAATGGGAATATGCAAAATCAATCCAATTCCTAGGGCTTGGCCCTCCAAACAAACTAACAATAGTACTTTTTTGTGTATTCTACTATGTTTAACTTTATTATCAACCACCAAGCGAAACCGATTTTCGGTTCGCCTAGTTTCATCGAGCTATAACTAGCTGCAAGCTTGAACAGCAGCATCTGGTATATGAGCAAATACAATAGAGAGAGGGCCAACTGTTATTGGCTTTGAAGAATCAACATATATAGGATTCAACAGAGGAATATCACCCGCCGAGTCTACACTTAGAATGTTTCCATTTAGTAACATTGTTTGGCTATGCAAATTTCTATCTTGGGCTGTTAAATGATACTCTCTCCTCTGTAACTTTTCCGCATAAGGAGGCGAAGGTTTCTTCGCGTAATTTAAGGTCACTCGTGCATTTACAGTGGCGCTGTCGTCCAAGTTCAGAAACAGTATTGTGATTCCCTTCTGTAAGATAGTAGTATCATCAAATCAGATTTCACAAAATAACAACATATCTACGAAATAATCATACTACAAAACTTCACTCACAGATTCCTTTGCGCAATGAGCATAGGTTCTGATCTTCTTTGTTCCGTAGAAGGTAGTTGACAGAACGCGTGATCCCATGAGTCGGTGCCAAAGGAGAGCACTGTAATAGTCTGGATTTGGCATGAAGGTAGTTGTATTCAGTAAACCGTAATTTCCTCCTATCAATGTCTGTCTGCAATATGTGCTGGTGCCATAAGTAGCTGACATGCCTAGTTGATCCAAATACCTGCGTTTGATATGATTATATATCGATAAAACGCTTCAAAGAAAGTCCTACTTATATATTCATAAATCGCGGAGAGTTACACTAACCAGAAGCTGTTGACAAATGCATCAGACACAAGATGGCGGCCGCTATTGTAAGACCCTCCAGCTTCACCAACCCATGCTTTAGCCGAGCTTCGTGAACTTCGAAGTACATTTTTAAGGTTGCGGAATATGTCAGTCACTCCATCAAGAAAGGTTGGATCGAGAATTTTCTCGACTAAGTGATCATCAACTCCTGTATGTAAATAGCTTTCAGTTAAAATCAAATTCATGGAAATTGAGAAAACATGAAAATTTATCATCTTTTGTTGGAAAGTACCTGGTCCGAGATTATAAATATGGTGTGTGACCACATTTGCGGAATCCTTCGATTTGTTCAAGAATTCCGTAAACCAATTCACATCAAAGAAGCCTCCAGGTGCAATGATTAGTGGCTTTGGCTCAACCCCTCTATATACATCTTGGACTATATTTCTTAAAGCAATTACATCAGAAGCGTATCGATCCGGAGTAACACTTGCTCCAATTGCATGTCCACACAACTCATTACCTGTCCAATAAAAAAAGCTTCTGGTAAtttccatttttcttttcattctaaTTGTAACAAAAAAAACATTCACTTACCAAATTCCCAACCATGAATTTTATACTTCTTGGCAACCGTATAACGTATAAGAGACTCGGCATTGGCATAGTTCCAAGGTCCAACAGCAGCAACAGCACCAGCATCAGAAGTAAAAGATCTTCCAGCAAGAGCATTTAATCCAAATATAACTTTAACCCTGAAATATACTTGACCAAAACAGTTTCCATATCACAAAAGATGAATGAATCTGTTTAGTCCtaattcacaattttttttataactctaAAG includes these proteins:
- the LOC131631163 gene encoding heparanase-like protein 3; amino-acid sequence: MGYQNKLLGMFLCFYLLSFNGVNGIGNSSASDKGVVVIHGKAFIGRIDNDFVCATIDWWPPEKCDWGKCSWGHASLLNLDLNNKILLNAVRAFSPLKIRLGGTLQDIVTYGTKDNMESCIPFVMSPKDKFNFGFTHGCLPMQRWDELNSFFQKAGVKVIFGLNALAGRSFTSDAGAVAAVGPWNYANAESLIRYTVAKKYKIHGWEFGNELCGHAIGASVTPDRYASDVIALRNIVQDVYRGVEPKPLIIAPGGFFDVNWFTEFLNKSKDSANVVTHHIYNLGPGVDDHLVEKILDPTFLDGVTDIFRNLKNVLRSSRSSAKAWVGEAGGSYNSGRHLVSDAFVNSFWYLDQLGMSATYGTSTYCRQTLIGGNYGLLNTTTFMPNPDYYSALLWHRLMGSRVLSTTFYGTKKIRTYAHCAKESKGITILFLNLDDSATVNARVTLNYAKKPSPPYAEKLQRREYHLTAQDRNLHSQTMLLNGNILSVDSAGDIPLLNPIYVDSSKPITVGPLSIVFAHIPDAAVQACSYFELRQCRSLFYGILLARTTLFMVGNSKLSSRLSRAVVQKPLVYIAQRRQYHLTAKDGNLHSQTMFLNRNILSVNSAGDIPPLNPIYADPSKPVTVAPLSIVFAHIPDVITKVCS